The Sander lucioperca isolate FBNREF2018 chromosome 4, SLUC_FBN_1.2, whole genome shotgun sequence DNA segment tcagctaCAAAAACACTGAGATACCAAAAGCTAAAGATTTGCTTCTGGAAGAATATTTCGATATGATGTCTCTCTATTAAGTGTATAGGCTAAATGCGCAACAAAAGCTGATGCACCACTGCGTCAAAAAGGACAGTTCCATCTGCTCCACACAATGAACAGTTTCAACTGCGCACATCTGGACCAATGTCGGGATAATTGTAGACTACTTATAATTATAAGCATATTCAGCACAATATTCAGCATCGATTCGCATATTTAGGCTACTGGGCTCCCTGACTCACGGGGAACGATTGAGCCCGGATATTACCACCGGGCATTAATGAGTGATTGGGTGGGTCTCCCTATATAAAGGAGACGCGCCCACTGCTCTGCTCTGTCTCCATTCAAGCCAAGATGAGTTACGGATCTGAagtcttttcctcctcctcctacagGAAGATTTTCGGGGATTCTCCCCGTTATGCGTCCTCTCCATCGCGGACAATGAACGTGTCCCGGGGAGGTTACCGTTCCTCTGCAACCCGGAGCAACGTTTTATCTCTGGGCTCGTACAACAGAAAGTCCGGGCGCTCCATGCCACTGGAGACCTTCGACCTGACACAGAGCAACGTCCTCAACAATGAGTTCAAAATCGTCCGCACCAATGAGAAGGAACAAATGCAGGGTCTTAATGACCGCTTTGCGATGTTCATCGACAAAGTGCGCAACTTGGAGCAGCACAACAAAGTGCTGGAGACGGAGTTGACTGCTCTGCGCCAACGGCAGACCGAGCCGTCCCGCCTGGCCGAGCTTTACCAACAAGAGATCCGCGAACTGCGCTCCCAGCTCGAAGAGCTGAACGGAGAGAAGTCCCAACTCATCATCGAGAGGGATTGTATTGAAGACGACCTGCAGAAGCTCAGGGGTAAATACGAAGAGGAGTACCGCGCCCGGGAGGACGCGGAGGCCACCCTCAAGGGTTTTAGGAAAGATGTGGATGATGCCACCATGGTGCGCCTGGACCTGGAGAAGAAGGTGGAATCTCTGCTGGACGAGATCAACTTCCTCAGGAAAGTACACGAAGAGGAGGTGGCCGAGCTGACGGACATGATCCACGCTGCCCAGGTGTCTGTGGAGATGGAGGTGTCCAAGCCGGACCTCACCTCCGCTCTCAAAGAGATTCGCGGCCAGTACGAGTCCATGGCGTCCAAGAACATGCAGTCAGCCGAGGAGTGGTATAAGACCAAGTTCGCCGACTTGTCCGAGCAGGCCACCCGGAGTAACGAGGCCATTCGCGCTAGCAGGGAGGAACTGAACGAGTTCAGGAGGCAGCTGCAGTCCAAGACCATCGAGATAGAGAGTCTGAGGGGAACCAACGAGTCTATGGAAAAGCAACTCAGGGAGATGGAGGAGAGGCACAATTTGGAGATTGGAAACTACCAGGTAACCACCTTTGTTATTACTTGTTAACCGCTTACCAAAAAGGGTTAAAAATCagccattttatttttcattctcataaatgtttatttacattaaaatgaagACACTGTATAGCGTTTTTTCCTCTTAAGAAGTGAATGTCAGAGCAATAATAAGCAGCTGAgctctgtccgtggtgctgaaactcATTCCCCTGGGACAGACGCTCAGCAGCTGCATCTGACAACGCCCACTGAGTGTATGTGCTCTAAAGGAGTCATTTCAGTGTTGTTGTTGGATTCAGTCATCCCAACTGAGAGGATGTTTTCAGGACAAACATTTCAACCGATTTTGCTCATAAACGGCTCGAATTCCTAGCAACACAATGTTCAGGTTAACAATAGGATTGACATAGGTCTTTGTCTGGGCACTGcatatttcttttcttcttttttttttttgaaatctTGAACCCTGTCCTATATTTCTTGTATTGTTTGATTGTCCTTAGGACAACATGGTAGAGCTAGAGAATGAGCTGAGGGCCACTAAAAGCGAGATGGCTCGTCACCTGAGGGAGTACCAGGATCTGCTGAACGTC contains these protein-coding regions:
- the inab gene encoding internexin neuronal intermediate filament protein, alpha b, with translation MSYGSEVFSSSSYRKIFGDSPRYASSPSRTMNVSRGGYRSSATRSNVLSLGSYNRKSGRSMPLETFDLTQSNVLNNEFKIVRTNEKEQMQGLNDRFAMFIDKVRNLEQHNKVLETELTALRQRQTEPSRLAELYQQEIRELRSQLEELNGEKSQLIIERDCIEDDLQKLRGKYEEEYRAREDAEATLKGFRKDVDDATMVRLDLEKKVESLLDEINFLRKVHEEEVAELTDMIHAAQVSVEMEVSKPDLTSALKEIRGQYESMASKNMQSAEEWYKTKFADLSEQATRSNEAIRASREELNEFRRQLQSKTIEIESLRGTNESMEKQLREMEERHNLEIGNYQDNMVELENELRATKSEMARHLREYQDLLNVKMALDIEIAAYRKLLEGEETRIGTGISYPGSSMSSSVGQGYNYQSRIYTSSSKGSKREDEDQQQQQSKPAGKVTQREIYEETVVTTKKMEKPQDPSDIPTNQKN